Below is a window of Xiphophorus maculatus strain JP 163 A chromosome 19, X_maculatus-5.0-male, whole genome shotgun sequence DNA.
ataaaaatgtatcacaataaatgagaaacaatacaataaatgcaCAGTCCTATTTTCAAGCCATCCAGGGAAAATCTTCACGAAGTAAAAACTCTAGAAACACTTACATTGGACCTGCCTGACAGCAGTAAATtggctacaaaatctctgttctttccacattttgggactccagttaatgatggtgatggaaaaaaatactgtgcagTGGTGAACCCTCCCAGAAGTGGTCGGCCTACCAAAATTACGACACATCCAGGGTAGTACTCATGATTTAATAACTAAATTAAACCCATGGGAGAGTTCTAAGAACACAAAGGCTCTCTTACGTTTTTGCAGAAAACTTcttttttgggaaaatattctgtgcaATGCCAGGTGGAAGGTGAAAACTAGATCTGTTGTTTGGAAAATCATCATGCATACTCTGGATGCACCACATGGTATTGGCAGTATGTTGTATTGGGCTGTTTTGTTGCTTCATGACTGTGAAACTATAAATTCTCATCCGAATTTGGGTTAAGCACCAAGAAAATGACCCAGTGAGTCCACGTCTGAGTggttaaaaagaataaaaatcaaaatagtCTCCTTTAATTGGTGTGGCATTAGCTTAAATAGGGTCTTCAAACTCTAAACACCTTTAGTTTTTCTATCTTTGTCTGATAGTCCAGCGAAACCAATTGTATTATGTTTCTGTGAAGTGTTTTTATAGCATTATCCTTCCTCATTTCTTTCCAGTGCATGACACCTCCCCACAGCCCCAGCTTTGTTGAGACCTCTTCAAGCGGCACGGTCCAGTCTTCCCCGACACCCACCGTGTCCACGGCATTCTCTGGACCTGCGCTCCATCAACCCAACCTGGCCCACACTCCTGAAAGGACCCTGTCCCTGCCTGCTCCGCCGCACCCCTGCAGAGCCATGGCGACCAGCGTCATCAGGCACACTGCGGACACAGACCTGTGCCAGCAGCGCCACATTCCAGTCACCTCCATTTCACAGAAAACTGCGAGCACAGTGACTGCAACAGGAACAATAGTGTGcatgcagcagcaacaggaatGCATCACAAACACACCTCagtctcctcctgcagcagcaacaacacagCACCCTCTCAGTCCCTCTAAACCTTCCTTGGACATTGTCTCCACCTCCACAGTCAACACCCAACCACAAAACCCACCCACAGGCCCCCCAGCCATCCTCTCTCCTACTTCAGTGACCAGTCCACAAATCATCTGCCAGATGTTTCCCATCTGCAGCCAATCGGGAATAATCTCAGCGTTCATCCCCAGTCCAGGTCAGACCTCCGGTACTGGAATTCGGACTGCCACAACACCCATCCTCCCCCACCCCACTTCGGCCAACAGCCCCTCCCTCCAGCAGCCCCTTATTGTGGGCTCAGCAGTGCCACAGGCCACGGTAATGTTGGTCCTCCCTCATTCCTCGGTCCCCCAGGCCCCTCAGGGCCAACAGACTGTCATGACCCTGGGCAACACCAAACTGCTACCTCTAGCCCCAGCCCCCTTGTACATGCCGGCTGGGCCCTGCAGCAACATGGCAGCCACAAAAATAGACTTTTCTCGCAGGAGAAACTATATCTGCAGCTTTACAGGTTGCAGAAAAACTTACTTCAAGAGCTCACACCTCAAGGCTCATTTACGGACGCACACAGGTGAGGCCCTTTCTTGATTGGTGGCTGACataagctgcgtttccattacaaatgtgcgcaaaactttgttgatattccagcaaagtcaaaaaaacacaatttctcaattatggtttttccattaaataagaaacgcaattgatataacacgtgaataagtttgttcccCCTataagttgtttaaaaatataccaGGCCATcatcctgttgtcttcttcatcttATCCGCCAGTAGTAAAAGTGTCTCCTTTTGTTTTCGATACAGCTAAAACACTACCAAACTCTAAtgctaaaacttttttttattatttaaaaacaggatttattttttttaattgccttatttccattaagcaagtttatttgtataattccaatttgcacaactTTATTGTTCATGGAAACATAGCTTGTGTGTCGGGGTATTTCATAAAGAACCAAGATTGAGTTCATTGCCCTATATTAGAATCGACGTGTTGAGTTTTGATGACAACATTGTGACTCATTTGTTTTTCCCGACTGTCCTTCTGTTTCCCTCCCGAAGGTGAGAAAccattcagctgcagctgggACGGGTGTGATAAGAGGTTTGCCCGCTCCGATGAGCTGTCCCGACATCGGCGCACGCACACCGGCGAGAAGAAATTCGTCTGTCCGGTGTGCGATCGGCGATTCATGCGCAGCGACCACCTGACCAAACATGCTCGCCGTCACATGACCACAAAGAAGATCCCCTCCTGGCAGGCGGATGTTCGCAATCTGAGCAAAATGGCTGCAGACAAAACTCCTCCCTCTAAAGCTGCCATTGGCATGCTGAGCATGCTAGTACCTGCCAGCTCCAAGTAGACACTGAACAAATGCGATCTTTCTCAGTCTGTGTATACTTTGGTATGTAGATGCTCTCATTGGAAACAAGTAATGAAAACCAAGtaatattttgatttcaaaGTATTAAATTGAATCATGAGCCATTCTGCCTTTTTGAGGTCAAAAACAGGCGAGTTGACCAATTAGTTTGATATACTTTCATGTGTAAGATTTCAAAAAAATCACTTGACCCATTTTTATATCCTAGTCCAGAAGGTACTGGCCTAATTAGGCATAGCTCTGACCACTAGGTGGCAGAAAAGTGCTTCTAGTAAGATCCTCAGTATGTGTGAAACATGCATCAACTGGCATTAGTGGGATAGGAAGTGGTTTGAGGCCAAATCGCAAAAGTAATCTACATGgagttaagttttttttgtgctcaAATTTGTTACAAGTTAGCATTATTTCTCCCCACAGATATTTAGTTCCACATCTCACCAAAATTGCTAATCCAGAGAAACAGGATTACATGCATATGTGTAAGACATATATCAGCCTACTTCAACAGGCTGACCCGTACCATATATGGGCATTGATGTCACAGGATGAGGCACGTACTCTAAAATACTCAACCCTTACCATATATGGGCAGTGATGTCACAGGGTGAATCGTGTCagaatatgagaaaaatgtttctttcagatAGTTTTTGActacaaaatcagaaaaaatggctttatttcaattgaatatattttaaagtactttttaaaattattactggTTTCTGATAAGAAAATCAATTTACCTAAAATAATATGCATGGACCTTTCTCACTCCTGAGACACCAGAGGGTCAAAGTGAGCAGCAAACATGGCTGCTTGCGTTTTACCTATAAAAGACTGAACATGCACTGGACTCTTCCTTCTCTACTGCTCATTTTGTACATGGATTTTCTCTAAAAGATActtagtttactttttttattattgatcaTTTGTATGCATCCTTGCCAAAGCTTTTGTATTGACTCAGTTGTTGACGTTTCATTTTGTCCACCTCTCCTACAAGACATTATCTTTGTCGTAATACTGATGTCAGTGTGAATATATTGAgtataaaatgcatttttttgtcttatttgaggggtaaaacatgacaaaaagtgtACATTTGAAAGCTAATCACGAATACTTTGACTCTACGTCAAATATATCTGCCCACCTGacttttcatattatttaatatcatgtttgtaataaaaaaaaaacacttaaatgagctttatttttgtgttatttctgaGTGGAAACGAGGCGTAGTCAGCAGCGTTTTCCAGCCGAATGATTCAGAAACAGACTGAGTGGTGTCAGCCCACATCCTCTGTGTGTCACGCTGCCTCCTTCTTTACCACGGCCTTTTTTGGTCAGCTGAGCCTCACTCATGTTCTTCCAAATGAGCTTACTACCCCGTGGGTAGCTTCCTGTTGGCCTAAACTGATTTCTGTGCGAGTGTGTTGTAAAAGCTCTGCAAGCAGTTCTGTCGGGAACATTGTGTTCTCCTGATTATCTCCGGGCCAGAATGGTTGAGTCAGAACAGACTGACGAgaagtttgctttttattaacCAATCTTTTGGGACTTTTTGGTTCAGGCTGGAGGAAAGAAGGGGATGAAGCTGCTATTTGAGTTTAAAAGACTCAAGCTTTATTAAATCgagacattttttcacattttagacACACAAACTACACTATCCTTTCATGAGACTTTATAATTATTAAGTATTGATaggtttttttcacattttttatgaatgcTATTATAAGCAATGTGTGACTTTTTAATCCCGTAACACCAGTTTGATGTTTCaaggaaaagaacattttatttttctggaccTTTAGACATTCAGCATTGATTCTGatcaaaaaaagtcattttaagtgtttttgtaatgaaaagaacaaaaagtaaGGAACACAGACTActcaattcattttaaaaggcAGATTGtaa
It encodes the following:
- the klf11 gene encoding Krueppel-like factor 11 produces the protein MDLQESVHMDQCGPCLKRRRHDSEQSVSSGTSSCSSALEYTDLEAAEALVCMSSWGQPVFLGGGGGGGNKLNTCKPRPLTPASDSCDSLLPLELQESPRDFVSLSSLCMTPPHSPSFVETSSSGTVQSSPTPTVSTAFSGPALHQPNLAHTPERTLSLPAPPHPCRAMATSVIRHTADTDLCQQRHIPVTSISQKTASTVTATGTIVCMQQQQECITNTPQSPPAAATTQHPLSPSKPSLDIVSTSTVNTQPQNPPTGPPAILSPTSVTSPQIICQMFPICSQSGIISAFIPSPGQTSGTGIRTATTPILPHPTSANSPSLQQPLIVGSAVPQATVMLVLPHSSVPQAPQGQQTVMTLGNTKLLPLAPAPLYMPAGPCSNMAATKIDFSRRRNYICSFTGCRKTYFKSSHLKAHLRTHTGEKPFSCSWDGCDKRFARSDELSRHRRTHTGEKKFVCPVCDRRFMRSDHLTKHARRHMTTKKIPSWQADVRNLSKMAADKTPPSKAAIGMLSMLVPASSK